A genome region from Sphingomonas changnyeongensis includes the following:
- a CDS encoding RES family NAD+ phosphorylase, with protein sequence MQYTGLLYRALNPRWARNPLSGEGAARYGGRFNRIGQPALYTSLAPETALREANQVGTLQPTMLVAYEADIGPLLDGRDATALRAFGITRDELAHASWRDRMLTGQAVLTHDLAHAAILKGYRGLIVPSFARGAPPEALNAVLWKWDECLRLVDDDDRLGLRES encoded by the coding sequence ATGCAGTATACCGGGCTGCTTTATCGTGCTCTGAATCCCAGGTGGGCGCGCAATCCGCTGTCTGGCGAGGGAGCGGCCCGTTACGGTGGACGGTTCAACCGCATCGGCCAACCCGCGCTTTACACATCGCTCGCCCCCGAAACCGCGCTGCGCGAAGCCAACCAGGTGGGAACGCTGCAACCGACGATGTTGGTCGCCTATGAGGCGGACATTGGGCCACTGCTCGATGGCCGAGACGCAACGGCACTAAGAGCGTTCGGCATTACGCGCGACGAGCTGGCTCACGCTTCGTGGCGGGACCGCATGCTGACGGGTCAGGCGGTGCTCACACACGATTTGGCGCATGCCGCAATCCTCAAGGGATATCGTGGACTGATCGTACCGAGCTTCGCGCGGGGCGCGCCTCCGGAGGCGCTCAACGCGGTTCTCTGGAAGTGGGACGAGTGCCTTCGGCTTGTAGACGACGATGACCGGCTCGGGCTGCGCGAAAGCTGA
- a CDS encoding antitoxin Xre/MbcA/ParS toxin-binding domain-containing protein, with protein sequence MSLQNYAENGAFAPGKIAATLRTTVEELARSLGLGKDAIQRKDRIASDRTQRRIRQMVEVLNKVEPRFGSSLLAYAWYRSEPLPGFSGRTAMDLVQDNRADDVLTYIDAVDAGIHA encoded by the coding sequence ATGTCGCTTCAGAACTACGCCGAGAATGGCGCCTTCGCTCCCGGCAAGATCGCTGCGACCCTCCGTACAACCGTTGAGGAGCTGGCTCGCTCGCTCGGGCTCGGCAAGGATGCCATACAGCGCAAGGACCGGATCGCTTCCGATCGGACGCAGCGCCGAATCCGCCAGATGGTTGAAGTGCTCAACAAGGTCGAACCGCGTTTCGGCTCATCGCTGCTTGCCTATGCGTGGTATCGTTCTGAGCCGTTACCCGGATTTTCCGGCAGGACCGCAATGGATCTGGTGCAGGACAACCGCGCCGATGATGTCCTGACCTACATCGACGCGGTCGACGCAGGCATTCACGCCTGA
- a CDS encoding JAB domain-containing protein, whose protein sequence is MALAQKRSNLDQSLLESYFSPSFKSLPIEVFRVLLLTSDGRPLKDLLIAIGSRTYVDAPLRRVFHEALNAGARRMVMAHNHPGGDPTPSLQDIAVTRSFAQIGHQLEVPLHDHLIFASGGVFSMRAAGLL, encoded by the coding sequence ATGGCGTTGGCCCAAAAACGGTCCAATCTGGACCAGAGTCTTCTCGAGTCCTATTTTTCTCCATCGTTTAAATCGCTGCCGATAGAGGTTTTTCGAGTGCTTCTTCTGACGTCTGATGGGCGTCCGCTTAAGGACCTGTTGATCGCAATCGGTAGCCGCACATATGTGGACGCGCCACTGCGCAGGGTGTTCCATGAAGCGCTCAACGCCGGAGCGCGACGTATGGTGATGGCCCATAACCATCCGGGAGGGGACCCGACTCCCAGCCTCCAGGACATAGCAGTCACACGGTCGTTTGCTCAGATCGGTCACCAGCTCGAAGTGCCCCTCCACGACCACCTGATTTTTGCCAGCGGCGGCGTCTTCTCGATGAGAGCCGCGGGTTTGCTCTGA
- a CDS encoding ParB/RepB/Spo0J family partition protein, whose product MAGKQSKYLADLLGDEEAVPSPPPVVDERPARARGMTLLGREAALARVASGEVRQVTQHLLDPKRVRVWAGNARSYAHLTEEGVRDLIDSIIAEGGQKVPAVVRRITGDPDHDFEVIAGTRRHFAISWLRANSWPDMMFVAQVADLDDEAAFRLADIENRARKDVSDLERARNYLAALDAHYGGHQTRMAERLRLSKGWLSKMLKVGAIPDDVIAAFASPADVALKPAYALAQALDDAAAAKAIRKRAKAIATEQADRRRQQRSPLPFAEVLAQLLAAPDTAEKAKAPNWAVQSSLGRPMVSVQSANRQGVTVRLHAGSGASNEELLDALRDMLGHLEASGGVRLR is encoded by the coding sequence ATGGCCGGTAAGCAGTCAAAGTATCTTGCGGATCTGCTGGGCGACGAAGAAGCCGTCCCCTCCCCTCCCCCCGTCGTTGACGAGCGCCCTGCTCGTGCTCGCGGCATGACTTTGCTCGGTCGTGAGGCCGCGCTTGCGCGGGTGGCGTCCGGCGAAGTGCGCCAGGTGACCCAGCATCTGCTCGACCCGAAGCGCGTTCGGGTGTGGGCAGGCAATGCACGCAGCTATGCCCATCTGACCGAGGAAGGCGTCCGCGATCTGATAGACTCGATCATTGCTGAGGGCGGTCAGAAGGTCCCCGCTGTCGTGCGGCGGATCACCGGGGATCCGGACCATGATTTCGAGGTGATCGCCGGCACGAGGCGACATTTTGCGATCAGCTGGCTGCGCGCCAACAGCTGGCCCGACATGATGTTTGTGGCCCAGGTCGCGGACCTCGACGATGAAGCTGCATTCCGGCTGGCGGACATCGAGAACCGGGCTCGCAAGGACGTGTCCGACCTGGAGCGTGCGCGGAACTACCTCGCTGCGCTTGATGCCCATTATGGCGGGCACCAGACGCGGATGGCTGAGCGCTTGCGGCTGTCCAAGGGTTGGCTGTCGAAGATGCTCAAGGTCGGCGCCATTCCTGACGACGTGATCGCGGCTTTCGCGTCGCCCGCAGATGTGGCGCTGAAACCGGCATATGCATTGGCGCAGGCGTTGGACGACGCTGCTGCTGCCAAGGCTATTCGGAAGCGCGCAAAGGCCATTGCGACTGAGCAAGCCGATCGCCGGCGACAGCAGCGGAGCCCCCTTCCCTTCGCCGAGGTTCTGGCGCAGCTGCTTGCGGCTCCGGACACGGCGGAGAAGGCCAAGGCTCCGAACTGGGCTGTTCAGAGCAGCCTTGGGCGGCCGATGGTGAGCGTTCAGTCTGCAAACCGCCAGGGGGTGACCGTGCGGCTACATGCCGGCTCTGGAGCCAGCAACGAGGAGCTGCTGGATGCGCTCCGGGATATGCTCGGGCATCTGGAGGCGAGTGGCGGCGTACGGCTCAGGTGA